A window of Pseudomonas monteilii contains these coding sequences:
- a CDS encoding cysteine methyltransferase, which produces MSHAFTLLPSPVGVLTLVARDGSLAAVLWEHERANRVVLGELHRDDADPVLREASRQLGEYFGGERERFDLPLSFAGTTFQRQVWQALLSIPFGETRSYAQIAAQIGNPTAVRAVGAANGRNPISIIAPCHRVIGAAGALTGFAGGLEAKRYLLNLEARQGALGF; this is translated from the coding sequence ATGTCCCATGCCTTCACCTTGCTGCCGTCACCGGTAGGCGTATTGACCCTGGTGGCGCGTGACGGGTCCCTGGCCGCCGTGCTCTGGGAGCACGAGCGGGCCAACCGGGTGGTGTTGGGCGAGCTGCATCGCGACGATGCAGACCCCGTGTTGCGGGAAGCGAGCCGACAGTTGGGCGAGTATTTCGGGGGTGAGCGTGAGCGCTTCGATCTGCCGTTGTCCTTTGCCGGCACGACCTTTCAGCGACAGGTCTGGCAGGCCCTGCTGAGCATTCCATTCGGCGAGACCCGCAGCTATGCCCAGATCGCCGCGCAGATCGGCAACCCGACGGCGGTACGCGCGGTCGGGGCGGCCAACGGACGCAACCCGATCTCGATCATCGCGCCCTGCCATCGCGTGATCGGCGCGGCGGGCGCGTTGACCGGGTTTGCGGGTGGGCTGGAGGCCAAGCGGTATTTGCTGAACCTGGAGGCGCGGCAGGGGGCGTTGGGGTTTTAG
- a CDS encoding peptidylprolyl isomerase (rotamase C; accelerates isomerization of the peptidyl prolyl bond), which produces MKAQARHILVKTAAEAEQLKQRIAKGEAFDVLARKFSTCPSGKRGGDLGEVRPGQLVGAIDQVIFKKPLRVVHGPIKTRFGFHLVQVFYRD; this is translated from the coding sequence ATGAAAGCACAAGCGCGTCACATCCTGGTCAAGACAGCAGCCGAGGCCGAACAGCTCAAGCAACGCATCGCCAAGGGCGAGGCGTTCGACGTGCTGGCGCGCAAGTTCTCCACCTGTCCGTCCGGCAAACGCGGCGGCGACCTGGGTGAGGTGCGCCCCGGCCAGTTGGTGGGCGCCATCGACCAAGTCATCTTCAAGAAACCACTGCGGGTGGTCCACGGGCCGATCAAGACGCGCTTCGGCTTTCACTTGGTGCAGGTCTTCTACCGCGATTGA
- a CDS encoding autotransporter outer membrane beta-barrel domain-containing protein, which translates to MHKPAWLTLGSLALVTLAAPVAEAACTLTPGAGNDAYRCDSGSASSLTALSGDNSLVLPPDGTGEITGDVTFGPGADTVEIASGRIGGNVNQGAGIDVFRMSAGLIEGGVNQGDGLDRFYMTGGRIVGTFDSGDYAEMEGGQIGNVNMRLDKNRFIMRGGEIERNLITGFDEDYIEVFDGRIGGNISVSGGNDQVLIHGGSIGGDVLLSTGNDQFTWDGGILGGGVDLGPGDDTARLISLPGETLQTVIDGGLGNDRLTFEASQPAGGGLYRQFEQVALTQASRMTLDDALVLGDPATGSGTFEIDASSTVASRSGSLRPFTTGRNVSVVNAGTLDLRGGNDAQGRLEIQGDYTGNGGTLRVNSVLAGDEAPSDRLVVSQGRISGSTTLLVDNLNGAGAVTQLNGIQVVEARDGATSTAGALVQTQVLSVGAYDYRLFKGGVTAGSENSWYLRSTLPAVTEPPVAPEPEQPVDPGTDPDPEPTPPPVVQAPIAAPAPGQAPLPTTPAVQAVPLYRPEVAVYAAAPRGAGLIARQTLGSFHQRQGDQRLLQGDGGLPASWGQAYGGTLRQQWSGTVTPSLDGDFYGFKVGQDLYAWAEGGYRQQVGVYVGHGRLEGDVKGFALGRQDTQVGDLRLDGDSAGLYWTLVTPGGAYVDAVLQYTDLDGRARSDRGQRIDLDGDAWTASLEAGRPLPLSDHWTVEPQAQVIAQKTNLHSTRDSASHIGFDSQPEVTGRLGVRLEGRFASTRERIVQPYLQMDVLHTAGGRDTVVFDRLDRIKTDYRQTAAQAEIGVVGQISDALSVHAGVRYSANLDAREQEASGGNVGVRWQF; encoded by the coding sequence ATGCACAAGCCTGCCTGGCTCACCTTGGGATCGCTTGCCCTGGTCACGCTCGCAGCGCCCGTAGCTGAAGCGGCCTGTACCCTCACGCCCGGCGCGGGCAACGACGCCTACCGCTGCGACAGCGGCAGCGCTTCCTCGCTGACCGCCCTCTCGGGTGACAATAGCCTCGTTCTGCCCCCTGACGGCACGGGTGAGATAACGGGCGACGTGACCTTCGGTCCAGGCGCCGATACCGTGGAGATCGCCTCAGGGCGGATCGGCGGCAACGTCAACCAGGGCGCCGGGATCGACGTGTTCCGCATGAGCGCTGGCCTCATCGAGGGGGGCGTCAACCAGGGGGACGGCCTTGACCGGTTCTACATGACCGGCGGGCGGATCGTCGGCACCTTCGACAGCGGCGACTATGCCGAGATGGAGGGCGGACAGATCGGCAACGTCAACATGCGGCTGGACAAGAACCGCTTCATCATGCGTGGCGGAGAGATCGAGCGGAACCTGATTACCGGCTTCGACGAGGATTATATCGAGGTCTTCGACGGGCGCATCGGCGGCAACATCAGCGTCAGTGGTGGCAACGACCAGGTGTTGATACATGGCGGCAGCATCGGTGGGGATGTCCTGCTCAGCACGGGCAACGATCAGTTCACCTGGGACGGCGGGATCCTCGGCGGCGGCGTCGACCTGGGCCCAGGGGACGACACCGCACGGCTGATCAGCCTGCCAGGCGAGACACTGCAGACCGTCATCGACGGCGGTCTGGGCAACGACCGCTTGACCTTCGAGGCCAGCCAGCCGGCCGGCGGCGGGCTGTACCGGCAGTTCGAGCAGGTCGCCCTGACCCAGGCCAGCCGCATGACCCTGGATGACGCGCTGGTACTGGGCGACCCCGCCACCGGCAGCGGCACGTTCGAGATCGATGCGAGCAGCACCGTGGCGTCCCGCAGCGGCAGTCTTCGACCCTTCACCACCGGTCGCAACGTCAGCGTGGTGAACGCCGGGACCCTCGACCTGCGGGGCGGCAACGATGCCCAAGGCCGTCTCGAGATCCAGGGCGACTACACGGGCAACGGTGGCACGCTTCGAGTCAACAGCGTGCTGGCAGGCGATGAAGCGCCCTCCGACCGACTGGTGGTGAGTCAGGGCCGTATCAGCGGCAGCACCACCCTGCTGGTCGACAACCTGAACGGCGCTGGTGCCGTCACCCAGCTCAATGGTATCCAGGTGGTCGAAGCACGCGACGGTGCCACCAGCACGGCGGGCGCCTTAGTCCAGACCCAGGTGCTGTCGGTGGGTGCCTATGATTATCGGTTGTTCAAGGGCGGCGTGACCGCCGGCAGCGAAAACAGCTGGTACCTGCGCTCGACCCTGCCGGCGGTGACGGAGCCGCCTGTCGCCCCCGAGCCGGAACAGCCCGTCGATCCAGGCACCGATCCCGATCCTGAACCTACCCCACCCCCGGTGGTCCAGGCGCCCATCGCGGCGCCAGCGCCCGGGCAAGCACCCTTGCCCACAACCCCCGCCGTGCAGGCCGTTCCGCTGTACCGACCGGAAGTGGCCGTCTATGCAGCCGCCCCACGCGGCGCCGGCCTGATCGCGCGCCAGACCCTGGGCAGCTTCCACCAACGCCAGGGGGACCAGCGTTTGCTGCAAGGTGACGGCGGACTGCCGGCCAGCTGGGGGCAGGCCTATGGTGGCACCCTGCGCCAGCAATGGTCCGGTACGGTCACGCCGAGCCTGGACGGCGACTTCTACGGGTTCAAGGTGGGTCAGGACCTGTATGCCTGGGCCGAAGGCGGTTACCGCCAGCAGGTGGGCGTGTACGTCGGCCATGGCCGTCTCGAGGGCGACGTGAAAGGCTTCGCGCTGGGCCGCCAGGACACGCAGGTCGGCGATCTGCGTCTGGACGGTGACAGCGCAGGGCTCTACTGGACCCTGGTGACCCCGGGCGGTGCCTATGTCGACGCCGTGCTGCAGTACACGGACCTGGACGGTCGCGCCCGCTCCGACCGCGGCCAGCGGATCGACCTCGACGGCGACGCCTGGACCGCCTCGCTGGAAGCCGGACGGCCGCTGCCTCTGTCCGACCACTGGACAGTCGAGCCTCAGGCCCAAGTCATCGCGCAGAAAACGAACCTGCACTCGACCCGCGACAGTGCCTCGCACATCGGTTTCGACAGTCAGCCCGAAGTGACCGGTCGGCTGGGCGTGCGCCTGGAGGGGCGATTCGCCAGCACTCGTGAACGTATCGTGCAGCCTTACCTGCAAATGGACGTGCTGCATACCGCAGGCGGACGCGACACGGTGGTGTTCGATCGGCTCGACCGGATCAAGACCGATTATCGGCAGACGGCGGCACAGGCGGAGATCGGAGTGGTGGGGCAGATCAGCGATGCGCTGAGCGTGCATGCCGGAGTGCGCTACAGCGCCAACCTGGATGCACGGGAGCAGGAAGCCAGTGGGGGGAACGTGGGCGTGCGGTGGCAATTCTGA
- a CDS encoding acyltransferase, which yields MKICAVQMASLHDDVPGNLQRHLWWVSHAKALGAELVVFPELSLTGYFPSMARQASMAEGTPLLDTLQAACDAQSIGVAVGLPYSGIQGVRIGMSILRAGQPRLSYAKRRLHEDELHWFVPGNQHVLIDIGGHRVAPAICHESLFLNHAQQAQALGADLYMVSVAKAARGLPKAFEHYADVARRLSLPVIMANTVGPVEDFTAAGRSAAWDAQGQLLVALDETHEGLVLLDTVTGEAQAVVMASLAA from the coding sequence ATGAAGATATGCGCCGTACAAATGGCCTCGCTCCACGACGATGTCCCCGGCAACCTCCAGCGTCACCTGTGGTGGGTGTCCCACGCCAAGGCCCTGGGCGCTGAGCTGGTGGTGTTCCCTGAACTGTCGCTGACCGGGTACTTCCCGAGCATGGCCCGGCAGGCATCGATGGCTGAAGGCACGCCGTTGCTCGACACGCTCCAGGCAGCATGTGATGCACAGTCCATCGGTGTGGCCGTGGGCCTGCCTTATTCGGGCATCCAGGGGGTGCGCATCGGCATGTCGATCCTGCGCGCCGGCCAGCCGCGACTGAGCTACGCCAAGCGTCGCCTGCACGAGGACGAGCTGCACTGGTTCGTGCCGGGTAATCAGCACGTGCTGATCGACATCGGCGGCCACCGTGTGGCCCCCGCCATCTGCCACGAGTCGCTGTTTCTCAACCACGCGCAACAGGCCCAGGCGCTGGGCGCCGACCTGTACATGGTGAGCGTGGCCAAGGCGGCGCGAGGGCTGCCGAAGGCGTTCGAGCATTACGCCGACGTGGCGCGGCGCCTGAGCCTGCCGGTGATCATGGCCAATACCGTCGGGCCGGTGGAAGACTTCACCGCCGCGGGACGGTCGGCGGCCTGGGATGCACAGGGGCAGTTGCTGGTCGCGCTGGACGAGACCCATGAGGGTCTGGTGCTGCTGGATACCGTGACCGGGGAGGCGCAGGCGGTGGTCATGGCGTCGTTGGCGGCTTGA
- a CDS encoding AraC family transcriptional regulator, which yields MSSPLDTFWRDPALPWIESRRACHSRACYKAHSHPTYSIGAVDLGSSRFEGAGARSERLTPGTLVFVPAQCLHACNPEPGCAWSYQMLHLDAVWLEALHEEWRADLPPVPDGVCIARAPAVYQRFCALNDLLFSKAAAHDKEAAVIEFLGDHDLSRLALPSSPSLPVLDDGKLRTLLAHMNDDRLALPLAELARLAGMGRYQLIRAFRQATGFTPHAYQLNARINRARAWLREGRPLAEVAYRLGFADQSHFQRVFKAHAGVTPGLYRQAQ from the coding sequence ATGTCTTCCCCCCTCGACACCTTCTGGCGCGATCCGGCCCTGCCGTGGATCGAGAGCCGTCGCGCCTGTCACAGCCGTGCCTGCTACAAGGCCCACAGCCACCCGACCTATTCGATTGGCGCGGTGGACCTGGGCAGCAGTCGTTTCGAAGGGGCCGGTGCCCGCAGCGAGCGCCTGACGCCCGGCACGCTGGTCTTCGTGCCAGCGCAATGTCTGCACGCCTGCAACCCGGAGCCTGGATGCGCCTGGAGCTACCAGATGCTGCACCTGGACGCGGTCTGGCTGGAAGCGCTGCATGAAGAATGGCGGGCCGACCTGCCGCCTGTGCCCGACGGTGTCTGCATCGCGCGTGCGCCAGCGGTGTACCAGCGCTTCTGCGCGCTCAATGACCTGCTGTTCTCCAAGGCCGCGGCTCACGACAAGGAGGCCGCTGTCATCGAGTTTCTCGGCGACCACGACCTGTCTCGGCTCGCCCTGCCTTCCTCGCCCTCCCTGCCGGTCCTGGACGACGGAAAGCTGCGCACCCTGCTCGCCCACATGAACGATGACCGGCTTGCGCTACCGCTGGCCGAGCTGGCCCGACTGGCCGGCATGGGTCGTTATCAGCTGATCCGCGCCTTTCGCCAGGCCACGGGCTTCACGCCCCATGCCTACCAGCTCAACGCCCGGATCAACCGGGCCCGCGCGTGGCTGCGGGAAGGTCGACCACTGGCCGAGGTCGCCTACCGTCTGGGGTTCGCCGACCAGAGTCATTTCCAGCGCGTGTTCAAGGCCCATGCCGGCGTGACCCCAGGCCTGTACCGCCAGGCGCAATAA
- a CDS encoding XRE family transcriptional regulator gives MNLLIVEDNRDIHDNLVDFFELRGHAVTGARDGLTGLHLAETGRFDAIILDIMLPGIDGNDICHLLRQRAHSAAAIIMLTARDELEDRLKGFGVGADDYVVKPFAMAEILARLEAIVSRRKGQRGRTLTLLDLELDLDTLQVRRGDVPIKLSSANLKILEVLMRSSPALVKRKTLEQLLWGSTEHDKNVDSIRSHIHQIRQAVDKPFATKLLHTLRGDGYRMCGPEPQAPAACAAHPAANVVAM, from the coding sequence ATGAACCTGCTGATCGTTGAAGACAACCGTGACATCCATGACAACCTCGTCGACTTTTTCGAGCTCCGCGGCCATGCCGTCACCGGCGCCCGGGACGGCCTGACCGGCCTGCACCTGGCCGAGACCGGGCGCTTCGACGCGATCATTCTCGACATCATGCTGCCGGGCATCGATGGCAACGACATCTGCCACCTCTTGCGCCAGCGCGCCCACAGCGCGGCGGCCATCATCATGCTGACCGCCCGCGATGAGCTGGAGGACCGGCTCAAGGGGTTTGGCGTGGGCGCCGACGATTACGTGGTCAAGCCCTTCGCCATGGCCGAGATCCTGGCGCGGCTCGAGGCCATCGTGTCCCGGCGCAAGGGGCAGCGCGGCCGTACCCTCACCCTGCTGGACCTGGAACTCGACCTCGACACCTTGCAGGTGCGCCGCGGCGACGTGCCGATCAAGCTCAGCTCGGCCAACCTGAAGATCCTCGAAGTGCTGATGCGCAGCAGCCCGGCCCTGGTCAAGCGCAAGACCCTGGAGCAGCTGCTCTGGGGGTCGACCGAGCATGACAAGAACGTCGACAGCATTCGCAGCCATATTCACCAGATCCGGCAAGCCGTGGACAAACCCTTCGCGACCAAGCTGCTGCACACCCTGCGCGGCGACGGCTACCGGATGTGCGGCCCGGAA
- a CDS encoding phosphoesterase — translation MTSESCSLHAASRPFDFRLAIGVPVLLMLALLASDVAVIDLPLAHLFYVPGEGFIGRHSYWLETVLHERVKQAVLVFTLALLVALIASLFSAAHRAWRRPLAYTVLTIGLCTGIVTPLKVLTDVQCPWSLQDFGASEPYVPLLGDRVDSAKPGRCWPGGHASTGFALLALYFALRDRHPRAGRIACALALSLGLLLSVGRMLQGAHFLSHNVWTLLIDWLIAVLCYRWLLYRPGPRGDAHALTPERSPG, via the coding sequence ATGACCTCTGAATCATGTTCCCTCCACGCGGCCTCGCGGCCCTTCGATTTTCGCCTGGCCATCGGCGTGCCCGTGCTCCTCATGCTGGCGCTGCTGGCGAGCGACGTGGCCGTCATCGACCTGCCGCTGGCACACCTGTTCTACGTGCCCGGCGAGGGGTTCATCGGCCGGCACAGCTACTGGCTGGAAACAGTGCTGCACGAGCGCGTCAAGCAGGCCGTGCTGGTGTTCACCCTGGCGCTGCTGGTCGCCCTGATCGCCAGCCTGTTCAGCGCCGCGCACCGTGCGTGGCGAAGACCCTTGGCCTACACCGTGCTGACGATCGGGCTGTGCACCGGCATCGTCACCCCACTCAAGGTGCTGACCGACGTGCAGTGCCCCTGGAGCCTGCAGGACTTCGGTGCCAGTGAGCCCTACGTCCCGTTGCTCGGGGACCGCGTGGACTCGGCCAAGCCGGGCCGCTGCTGGCCTGGCGGGCATGCCTCCACCGGCTTCGCCCTGCTGGCCTTGTACTTCGCCTTGCGCGACCGGCACCCACGGGCCGGTCGCATCGCCTGCGCCCTGGCCCTGTCGCTCGGCCTGCTGCTGTCGGTCGGACGCATGCTGCAAGGTGCGCATTTCCTGTCCCATAACGTCTGGACCTTGCTGATCGACTGGCTGATCGCGGTGCTGTGCTATCGCTGGCTGCTATATCGGCCAGGCCCGCGTGGCGACGCGCATGCGCTGACGCCAGAACGCTCTCCCGGGTGA
- a CDS encoding lysine transporter LysE, with translation MEQFLLIALAHFLALLSPGPDFFLVARTSISAGWQVASGACLGIALANGVFIVAAFTGVTLLHPDSVLFLLLQLAGCAYLIYIGVLFIRHAGASPLSLEDQAPATRRRSGWWRAFAMGLASGLLNPKNALFYVSLASLVGGEQASLGWKWIYGSWMFTAVLVWDLVVALTMGHQRVLARFTDALPWLERASGAMLLLLAGGVLVHLVW, from the coding sequence ATGGAACAGTTTCTCCTGATCGCCCTGGCCCACTTCCTGGCGCTGCTCTCGCCCGGTCCTGATTTTTTCCTGGTCGCCCGCACCTCGATCAGTGCCGGCTGGCAGGTCGCCAGCGGTGCCTGCCTGGGGATTGCGCTGGCCAACGGGGTGTTCATCGTCGCGGCTTTCACCGGGGTCACGCTGCTGCACCCCGACAGCGTCCTGTTCCTGCTGCTGCAACTGGCAGGTTGCGCCTACCTGATCTACATCGGCGTGCTGTTCATCCGACACGCTGGCGCCAGCCCTCTGAGTCTCGAAGACCAGGCGCCGGCCACACGTCGTCGAAGCGGGTGGTGGCGGGCCTTCGCCATGGGCCTGGCCTCGGGCCTGCTCAACCCCAAGAACGCGCTGTTCTACGTCAGCCTGGCGAGCCTGGTCGGCGGCGAGCAGGCCAGCCTCGGCTGGAAGTGGATCTACGGCAGCTGGATGTTCACGGCGGTATTGGTCTGGGACCTGGTGGTCGCACTGACGATGGGCCACCAGCGGGTGCTGGCCCGTTTCACTGACGCCTTGCCCTGGCTGGAACGGGCGTCCGGGGCGATGTTGCTGCTCCTGGCCGGGGGTGTGCTGGTTCACCTGGTGTGGTGA
- a CDS encoding chemotaxis protein, which yields MLAKRTIAQTLGAGFGVVILIICILIGVARNGFGEINDTTRWNIHTYKVLDGAATLLISLTNVETGMRGFALSGQDDFLQPLASGKADFEKTWNELKTLTSDNPVQQKRLDEIKATQQRWMSDDIDATIALRRNVVAGQATLEDVVQRITARQDKVKMDGMRALIAEMQADEAKLLTVRTDTMERASHVANLSLMVGGVVAALLALAIAVGLSSSIRKRLNAAIAVADGIAAGRLDGHIDTRASDEIGHLMKAFAGMQARLRSMITDIKGGAQQLLESAREIAHTSEALTAAAHEQSHSASSMAATVEELTVSIGHVATSANEAHAISTDSGKLSTDGGAVIQNTLHSMGRIAGTVQHSAQQIGELGRHIEQITSVVNVISAIAEQTNLLALNAAIEAARAGEQGRGFAVVADEVRLLAQRTGASTSEIGEMIGKIQSSAQDAVSQMDVGVEQVNQGLELTHSANAAIEQIRGGSGRIIGVVDQISVALNEQTAASQDVARSVERIAQMAQESSERIRGASQSAANIEQLAHALDKQVAQFTL from the coding sequence ATGCTTGCGAAACGTACTATTGCCCAGACCCTCGGCGCCGGCTTCGGGGTCGTCATCCTGATCATCTGCATCCTGATCGGCGTTGCTCGCAACGGCTTTGGCGAGATCAACGACACCACGCGCTGGAACATCCACACCTACAAGGTGCTCGATGGCGCCGCGACGCTGTTGATCAGCCTGACCAACGTCGAGACGGGGATGCGTGGTTTTGCCTTGAGCGGCCAGGACGACTTCCTGCAACCGCTGGCCTCCGGCAAGGCTGACTTCGAAAAAACCTGGAATGAACTCAAGACGCTCACGTCGGACAACCCGGTCCAGCAAAAGCGCCTGGACGAGATCAAGGCCACTCAGCAGCGCTGGATGAGCGACGACATCGACGCGACCATCGCCTTGCGTCGCAACGTCGTGGCCGGTCAGGCGACCCTGGAGGATGTCGTGCAACGCATCACCGCACGCCAGGACAAGGTCAAGATGGATGGCATGCGTGCGCTCATCGCTGAGATGCAGGCCGATGAAGCCAAGCTGCTGACGGTGCGCACGGACACGATGGAAAGGGCCAGCCACGTGGCCAACCTGAGCCTGATGGTGGGCGGCGTCGTGGCGGCCCTGTTGGCGCTGGCCATTGCCGTGGGGCTGTCTTCGTCCATCCGCAAGCGGCTCAATGCAGCCATCGCGGTCGCCGACGGCATCGCCGCGGGTCGGCTCGATGGCCACATCGATACGCGGGCGAGCGACGAAATCGGTCATCTGATGAAGGCCTTCGCCGGCATGCAGGCACGCCTGCGCTCGATGATCACCGACATCAAGGGCGGCGCTCAGCAACTGCTCGAGTCTGCCCGCGAGATCGCGCATACCTCCGAAGCGCTGACGGCCGCGGCCCATGAACAATCGCACTCGGCTTCGTCCATGGCGGCGACGGTGGAAGAACTGACCGTCAGCATCGGCCATGTGGCCACCAGCGCCAACGAGGCCCATGCGATCTCCACCGACTCCGGCAAACTGTCGACCGACGGTGGCGCGGTGATCCAGAACACCCTGCACAGCATGGGTCGCATCGCTGGCACCGTGCAGCATTCGGCGCAACAGATCGGCGAACTGGGGCGGCACATCGAACAGATCACCTCGGTCGTCAATGTGATCAGCGCGATCGCCGAGCAAACCAACCTGTTGGCCCTGAACGCGGCCATCGAAGCGGCCCGTGCCGGGGAACAGGGGCGTGGCTTCGCCGTGGTGGCGGACGAAGTGCGCCTGCTCGCCCAGCGCACCGGGGCCTCGACCTCGGAGATCGGGGAAATGATCGGCAAGATCCAGTCCAGCGCCCAGGATGCCGTCAGCCAGATGGACGTGGGAGTCGAGCAGGTCAACCAGGGGCTAGAGCTGACCCATTCGGCCAACGCCGCGATCGAGCAGATCCGTGGTGGCTCCGGTCGCATCATCGGTGTGGTGGACCAGATTTCCGTGGCCCTGAACGAACAGACGGCGGCCAGTCAGGATGTGGCGCGCAGCGTGGAGCGCATTGCCCAGATGGCGCAAGAGAGCAGCGAGCGCATTCGCGGGGCTTCGCAGAGCGCGGCCAACATCGAGCAGCTGGCGCATGCATTGGACAAGCAGGTGGCCCAGTTCACGTTGTGA
- a CDS encoding ABC transporter ATP-binding protein, with the protein MISTANITMQFGAKPLFENVSVKFNNGNRYGLIGANGCGKSTFMKILGGDLEPSGGQVMLEPNTRLGKLRQDQFAYEDFSVIDTVIMGHEQLWKVKAERDRIYSLPEMTEEDGMAVAELETEFAEMDGYTAESRAGELLLGLGIPLEQHFGPMSEVAPGWKLRVLLAQALFSDPEVLLLDEPTNHLDINTIRWLETVLTARNSTMIIISHDRHFLNSVCTHMADLDYGELRLFPGNYDEYMTAATQSREQLLADNAKKKAQIAELQTFVSRFSANASKAKQATSRAKQIDKIQLAEVKPSSRVSPFIRFEQTKKLHRQAVTVEKMAKAFDDKVLFKDFSFTVEAGERVAIIGPNGIGKTTLLRTLVGELTPDKGAVKWTDSAEVGYYAQDHAHDFEDDVSLFDWMGQWTQGEQTIRGTLGRMLFSNDEILKSVKVISGGEQGRMLFGKLILQKPNVLVMDEPTNHLDMESIEALNLALENYPGTLLFVSHDREFVSSLATRIIELSPDGVVDFSGTYDDYLRSQGVLV; encoded by the coding sequence TTGATCTCTACCGCCAACATCACCATGCAATTCGGTGCCAAGCCGCTGTTCGAAAACGTCTCGGTCAAGTTCAACAACGGCAATCGTTATGGCCTGATCGGCGCCAATGGTTGCGGCAAGTCGACCTTCATGAAGATCCTGGGTGGCGATCTGGAGCCCTCCGGTGGGCAGGTGATGCTCGAGCCCAACACCCGTCTGGGTAAGCTGCGCCAGGACCAGTTCGCCTACGAAGACTTCAGCGTCATCGACACGGTGATCATGGGCCACGAGCAGCTGTGGAAGGTCAAGGCCGAGCGCGACCGCATCTACTCGCTGCCGGAAATGACCGAAGAAGACGGCATGGCCGTCGCCGAGCTGGAAACCGAGTTCGCCGAAATGGACGGCTACACCGCCGAGTCGCGTGCCGGTGAACTGCTGCTCGGCCTGGGCATCCCGCTGGAGCAGCATTTCGGCCCGATGAGCGAAGTGGCCCCAGGCTGGAAGCTGCGCGTGCTGCTGGCCCAGGCGCTGTTCTCCGACCCGGAAGTGCTGTTGCTCGACGAACCGACCAACCACCTGGACATCAACACGATCCGCTGGCTGGAAACCGTGCTGACCGCGCGCAACAGCACCATGATCATCATTTCCCACGACCGGCACTTCCTCAACAGCGTCTGCACCCACATGGCCGACCTGGACTACGGCGAGCTGCGCCTGTTCCCGGGCAACTACGACGAGTACATGACCGCCGCGACCCAGTCGCGCGAGCAGCTGCTGGCCGACAACGCCAAGAAGAAAGCCCAGATCGCCGAGCTGCAGACCTTCGTCAGCCGCTTCTCGGCCAACGCCTCCAAGGCCAAGCAGGCCACCTCGCGGGCCAAGCAGATCGACAAGATCCAGCTGGCCGAGGTCAAGCCGTCGAGCCGGGTCAGCCCGTTCATCCGCTTCGAACAAACCAAGAAGCTGCACCGCCAGGCGGTCACCGTGGAGAAGATGGCCAAGGCCTTCGACGACAAGGTGCTGTTCAAGGACTTCAGCTTCACCGTCGAGGCCGGCGAGCGCGTGGCGATCATCGGCCCCAACGGCATCGGCAAGACCACCTTGCTGCGCACCCTGGTCGGTGAGCTGACCCCGGACAAAGGCGCGGTCAAGTGGACCGACAGCGCCGAGGTCGGCTACTACGCCCAGGACCATGCCCACGACTTCGAAGACGACGTGAGCCTGTTCGACTGGATGGGGCAGTGGACCCAGGGCGAACAGACGATCCGCGGCACCCTCGGGCGGATGCTGTTCTCCAACGACGAGATCCTCAAGTCGGTGAAGGTGATCTCCGGTGGCGAGCAGGGGCGCATGCTGTTCGGCAAGCTGATCCTGCAGAAGCCCAACGTGCTGGTGATGGACGAACCGACCAACCACCTGGACATGGAATCGATCGAGGCGCTCAACCTGGCGCTGGAAAACTACCCAGGCACCTTGCTCTTCGTCAGCCACGACCGTGAGTTCGTCTCGTCCCTGGCCACGCGCATCATCGAGCTGAGCCCCGATGGCGTGGTGGACTTCAGCGGCACCTACGACGACTACCTGCGCAGCCAGGGCGTTCTGGTCTGA